TTTGAGCCATTGTATTATCTTCTAAGATTGGCGAAAACTCAATTTCAGTATAATTGGAATTTAAATATTGTTGCATTATCTCGCACCAGAGAAGCACTCCTAAACCCAAGGATTGATATTGTTTGCGGATACACAAGCTATCTAAACGGTAACGCGTAATTTCATTCTCACGACCAAAGGTGAAGATACGTCGGCCTAAATACCGTAGTAATCCCGGTAAGGTTTTAGTCTGGTGCAGAATTTGAAAAACATCAGGTACAAGCATACCAAACCCAACAGGATTATCTCCTATAAGGACAAACAGAAACAGCCGAGGGTCAATTACCTGAATCCAATCCAGCACCAATTGGTAAAATTCCGACCGTTCAATGTATGTATACCCCCATTGACCTGCAAACCCATCATTGTAGAGATCGCAAACAAGGTCAGATTCTTGGGCAAGCTGATCTGGATTCAACTGACGATAGGTGATTCGTTTATTGCGCCACCTTTGGGCATTTTTTGTCAAGAACTCAGGGATAGTCAATTCTCCTTTAATTCTGAAAGCGTTATAGTCCTTAGCTTTTTTAAAGCCTGAGGATTCTAATTGGTTTGGATAGTATGATCGGTTGTATGGCATGGCCACGTATGGGCTATCATCGAATCCGGCAATTAGCATTCCAGCACCATAAATTGGAGAGAGGGAAAATGGCCCTAATAGTTGTGTCATACCATAAGACTGAGCCCAATTCTCAACCTGCTCAAATAATATCTTTGATACATCTTGGTCATCAATGCATTCATAGAATCCAAAAAAAGCGGTTTGTACACCGTAGGTTTGGTTATAAGTGCCATCGATGGAGCCTGCAATCCGACCAACTATTTTTCCATTCTGGTAAGCCAGCCATGCTTCTAGAATCCCATGCTCGTAGAATCCACATTCTTCAGGATCGAACATCTTGACAAGATTGGCAACAGGCCAGGAAACCCAATATGGATCGTCTTTGTAGAGTTGATAGTTGTACTGAAAAAACTGTCGTTTTTTGCGTAGATTGTTAACTTGTCTGATTTCAATAGACATTTTGAATATGGATTACCAGTTCTCGAAACTTGCTGATTTGTATAACTTGAAATTGGTTTTTATTAATTTGATAAGGATATCAGAAACCGAATGTGCTTTTTGCAAAGCATATTTACTTTCAGCTTAACTATAGCAGCCGTCAACAGTTCTTTGTCATCTGTCTGGGGTTAAGACTACCTGATTTTTGTCAATTAGTAATTATGCTTGAAATTTAGAAAAAAATAGAGAGATGAAGTAAAGTTTTGTATTGAACTTATGGGGCAAGAATGAATGATACGTATCAACGGCGATCGCCTGCTGAAAAATTTTATTTACGACCCCAATTTCAGCAAGACCTAAGTACCATTGCTGATTGATAAATGGTGTCAGATTTTAAACTCTGACGAACGTCCATAAACCATCAAATCACTGGATTAGCGATCGCGATACAACTAGCAAGGCTTTACCCGAAATTAGAAATATTTACCCGAAAATCATGCAGGAATGGTATATGTGGTGATAATTCATCTAAATTAGGACTAGCCCTTTCAAGGTGGTAAAATTTTTGAACAATAATTCTTCTTTTCTCTGTGTTCTCTGTATCTCTATAGTATAATAAAACACTTTTAAACCACAGAGCACAGAGAAAGCAGAGGTTTTAAGAGTCACCTTGAAAGGGCTAAAATTAGGACTTACGCACTGTACAAATTTATCGTGATGTGTATTAACGAAAATGGGTTGTTTCAAGCTTTTCTAAATTATTCTTATGATTGCCAATAGACCACGCTATAGGGCAATTCATAAATTGCCCCTACGACAAATATGGTTTTTGACCTTTTCCATATTTGATGTTTATTGTCAATGTGTAAGTTCTAATAAATATTGAGGAAGCTTAATACTTATTTACAAGAACCTTTCCCATATTCAATGTTTATTCACTGAGTAAATAGCTAAATTTTGTCAACCAATCAGAGCTATTAGAGCTATGAATTGTCTCCGTAATCGGTTTGTTAAGATTGCTCTGACTACCGTGCTTTCTCTAGGATTGTACCTACTAGCAGCCAATTTTAGCCATCGTGGCAATCTTGTAGAAGCCAATTCTCAATCTCAATTAATTGCACAAGCAAATCGTCGTCCTTCTTGGCTGGCACCGTCTCCACCTAAGTTCCCTTATTTCCGGGATAGGAAAGTAGTGATTGCCAAGGCACAAAAAATTTCGGATGGTCTTGAAGCCCACATTAAAGCATGGTTTGCGGGTAAGGCTCCTCCGGGGATTCCAAATACATTGATTCCGAAGGGGGTGGATACCAAAGAATTCCGTAATTTTCGCTTAGTAAAACCTGAGGAGATTACACCTGAGCAACAATGGGCAGTCCGACCGGCTGAGAAAATTAATCTCAAAGCAACTCGTGGGTTTTTCCCAGACCCCAATGCAACCTACTTAGTATTACCTAATCTGCTTGCCCCCTTTGGCAGTAAGGTAATCGTTGAAGGAGAATTTCCTCATGCGCGGTTCTTTGACATTCAAGCCACACCTTCGTTTCATCCTGAAGCCTACCGATATCGGGGCTTTGGTGTTGGCGAAGTGCCGATTGTAGATGTTGATATCGATCCACTACCAGGAAATGTCAATCCATTCCGAGTAGATGCGAACCGTAATGCCACTAAGCGTAAATATCGAGTGACATTCGATATGGCAATCGGCAATCCTGTTGATTTGAATCCAGTGTTTCGTCCTCCTCATTATCGCGCACCTGGCAACAATCGCATGGGTGGCTCAATCCTCTATCAAGGACCTTGGGGAGAGACTAAACCTTGGGGCCATGGACTGGGTGTATGGGATATGGGTCAGATATGGATTCGCTATTATGCACCAGATAAAGCTAAGGGTTCCTTAGGGGGTGTAGCACTTCCCAAAGTCTATTATCAGTTCCCTGATGGTAGAAAATACTATATCCAAGCTGATTTTGAAGGTTGGGAGAATCGATCTAATCGGCGCATTGCTGCTAAGTGGACAGCTCCTGAAGATCCAACTAAACATAAAGGTGCAAAAACGGGATGGTTCAAGAAATTTGGTATTTTTCGAGCAATTGTTGAGGGAATGGCTTTGGAAGTTCCCTGGTTGAACCTAGACCAGGAGTATGTACGCGATCTCGATCTTGGTGTCGCAGGTCGTGGAGAAGACATGCCACCACCTGGTAACTTTTCAGTGGCAGCAACGGAATGTAATTACATTAATTATTTGTTACGGGGTATGTCTCTGGGACGGGATAAGGTTGCCGTATTAACTGGTAAATTGCCGACAACTCCACGTACACGCAATGGTGAAGCCGTGATGAAAAAAGCCCAGGCTCGTTACTGGTCAATCACTGCTACTGATACAGCATTGCCCGAACCTGATGGCTTTGTTGGTGCAGTCTTACATTCAGTCATGGATGATGAAATTATCACAGATGCTCAGCAGCGATATGCGATCGTTTTATCTCGAGCGGAAGACCGTCCGAAAAATGCAACGGCCAGCAATGGTGTCACCTGGGTCAACTGGGGACCAACTACAAACGTCACCTGGACTCTGCGTTGGATGAGCGTTTATCCCAATTGGGACTTTGGTTTAACTCCAGACGATCGCAAGATAGGATGGGCTAGTGATTGGGCAAGCAAACGATATGACCCATCCATAATTGGACAAAACTCTCACAATGGTGTTTTAGGTGAATATTTACCTGAAATACACTATATGACTAAAGCCCGTTTTGAAAAGTTGGGAAATTCCCTCAAACCAGATAAAATTCCCATCTGGGAGGATAACGACTAGCAATCAATCACATAAGTGTACTTAAACAATACTCGGGAATACTCCGGACAATTTTTAGTTGAGGGAATCGACAAGAAAGCTATCGAACCATTAAGGTGCTGATTAGAACAAACAAGCACCTTAATGGTTCGATAGCTATATGGCAATACGGTTTAGTTAAGGCTGAAAGTTCTGTAAATTAAGCATTGTCCCAAGAATGAAAATGAGCTTGTGGTGCATCTCAAAGATTTCTCATTGGTGTCTCCAGATATACAAAGTAGTGACGTACTGAAAGCAATCGAGACAGCGATTCCACCTTTTGCCATCGAACAGGCGATCGCTTATACCAAAACCGAAGAGGGGGTTTTTTGTATAAACCCTCGAAAAGGGGGATTATGAGTTTTCTGAAAGGGAAGAGGTAGAATTTCCAAGGTAACGATAGACACTCGCCTTGGAAAGATCGAAGTCTTTCATCAAGATTTTAATAAGCACGCCTTGCTTCCGTTGAAGCCGAAGTTCCACGATCTGCTCTTGAGACAAACGTTTACTCCTGCCAAATCGAACACCTAACTCCTTTGCCTTATTAATGCCATCTAGCTGACGCTCAGAACGGAGTTCAGTCTCAAATTCAGCGATCGCTGCCAGCATGTTAAAAAGTAGCCGTCCGGTAGCATCCGACGTGTCGATATTTTGGTCGAGCACCTGCAAGGCAACATGTTTACGCTGGAGTGCATCAGCGATCGTGCAAAGGTGAAGAGTCGAACGAGCTAACCGATCTAAGCGTGACACAATCAATGTATCGCCATCTCTAACATATTCCAGACAAGCCGCAAGCTGGGAACGTTGCTGGTTAGTGCCGCTTTGTGTTTCCTGATAAATCTTGTCGCAATGTTTGAGTTTATGTAACTGAATATCCAAACTCTGTCCCGACGAGCTTACTCTTGCGTACCCAACCCTCGCCATACAAACGCCTTTTGATGTAGTTACGTCTCATTATGCCTTGGACTTTAAGATAATTGTATTTTGAGACATGGAAAGAGACATAATTAAATAACGTCTCAGATTGTACACTTTCTGAGACGGGGTTTAGCCAAGAATCTTATCTGGCAAGAGTTATAGGGTGATAGCGTCAAAACTCACTTTTCATAATCCCCCTTTTCGAGGGTTTATCCCAAAAACCCCTAATACTATTCGTGCGATGTTTGGTGCTGTTCGGTTAACCATTGCAGTGCTATCACAAATAAAAGTGACGTTGAAAACTTAGTTTTGGGTAATAAGGACAGCAATTAGCGTATTTAGCCCAACATTTAATCAAAATTTATTTAGCCTTTAATCTTCAGAATTTACAAAGATTATTAGTAGCTTGATATGTAAATAATATAATAATATACGTAAATTTATTTGCATTATTGGTATCAAAAAATACTAATAAGTAGCCTTTAGAAGTGCTTGACAAATTATGCATCAAGTGCTGGGCATTTTTGGATTTATAAAAAACCAACAAATTCAACGTTTATGTCCGACTGCCAAGCAAAACCTGAAACCAACTACTTAAGTACGTCTAGTGGTAAGTATTTGACAGCGTTTCAGAGGAAACTGCTACTACAAAATTTGCAAAAAAGTCTAGTTGAATCCTACCGCCAACGAATTGAAATCATGTTGTTGGCAGATGAGGGGAAAACTCAAAGGTCGATTTGTCAAACTTTGGGATGTTGTGCAGCAACAGCACGACATTGGACACACATAGCCCGGAGTGGCATGGCGCACCAATGGCAAGATTGCCCCATTGGTCGCCCGAAGGCAGTAAATGACCAGTATTTAGAACGTTTGAAAGAACTGGTTAATAGTAGTCCTCGCGCTCATGGCTATGCTTTTCGTCGGTGGACAGCAAACTGGCTAGGGAAACATCTAGCAAAAGAATTTGGGATTGAGGTGAGCGATCGCCATATCAAGCGACTGCTCAAACAGATGGGATTATCCACACTACCAAAACCCAGTAATGTTGAACAAAACAGCACTGAACAAGTTCAGGGTTCCAAAATTTTGATTTGTGACCTCCAATCGGCAGGTATTCCAGATGATTCCGAATTTTTACCTATTAATTTTGCCAAATTAGGAAAACATTTAGACATTCATGGCGCAAAATATATCTGCTCAGTTGCTTACTCTGCAACAGTTCAACAATACTCTGGGTCTTTCTCTTTCTACAGAGGAATTTCAACACTGTCTTCAACAAGTTAAATTTATCAACCCAAAAGTCGGCAAGTTTTGGCAAGGAACTGATGCTCAACCAGGAATCTATATTGCGATCGCTGGCAAAGTCAGGTTGCTTGATAGCACCGATGAGTTAATCGCTACTTTGGAATTGGGAGACTCATTTGGGGAATTTACCTTGTTTAAGGAGGGTGACTTTAGACCTTATGCAGCAAGAGCTTCAGTCAACTTGCAACTGTGTTTTATTCCGAGTGAAGTGTTGTGGCCATTGATGGCTAAATATCCTCAAATTCGAGAGCATTTATGGGCTAAGGCGCTGTCCCGTAATCCGCAACAGTTAGACTCAGATAACCCCCCAGTACTGCCAACTGACTCAAAAAGGCTGCATGAAACAAGGATTTTGTCAACACCAGCAGTAGAGCCAAGCGCGAAAAAGATTAGCAAAGCCTATTTTCCCAACTCCACGCAGCGAGTGGGGCATTTATTACAACGTGTGATTCGGCGCTACCCATTTTTTGCCCAACAGAGTGGATCGGATTGTGGTGCAGCTTGTTTAGTGATGGTGTCTCGGTATTGGGGGAAAAACTTTAGTGTAAATCGCTTGCGGGATATCGCCAATGTTGACCGTAATGGCTCATCGTTGCGGGGGTTATCGGCGGCGGCAGAAAGTATTGGGTTTGCTACGCGACCAGTGAAAGCGAGTCTTGACCAATTGGCCAAGCAAAAATTGCCTGCGATCGCCCACTGGGAAGGCAAGCATTACATTGTAGTCTACGAAATTACCCCTAAACAGGTAATTGTGGCAGATCCTGGTATTGGTCAACGCACCCTCAGCCACCAAGAATTTAAAGCCAACTGGACTGGCTATACACTGCTACTGCAACCCACAGCCTGGTTGAAGGATGCCAAAGAAACTATAACTCCCTTTTGGCAATTCTTTGAATTGATGAAGCCTCACGCTTTAGTGATGCTAGAAGTGTTTATCGCTTCCTTATTTATCCAGATTTTTGGACTTGTTACTCCTTTATTTACCCAGCTAATTTTAGACCGTGTAGTAGTACAGCGTTCTGAACTAACCTTAACGGCGGTGGGATTAGGCTTACTGATTTTTAGTTTATTCCGTGTGGCGATGACAGGATTGCGGCAATACCTGTTAGACCACACAGCGAATAAGGTAGATTTAGCCCTGATTGTCGGATTTATTCGCCATACCCTGCGGCTACCTTTGAGTTACTTTGAGTCCCGTTATGTGGGGGATATTATCTCTCGCGTACAGGAAAACCGCAAAATTCAACGCTTCCTCTCAGGTGAGGCATTATCGATCCTGCTAGATTTAGTCACTGTTTTTATTTATTTAGGATTGATGTTTTGGTACAGTTGGAAAATGGCGTTATTAGTATTAGTAATTATACCGCCTTTTTTCCTTTTGGCATTGATTGCCACACCTTTTTTACAAAAGATTTCTAGGGAAATCTTTAATGCTGTTGCCAAAGAAAGTAGCTATCTAATTGAAACTCTTTCTGGTATACGAACGGTTAAATCCACAGCAGTAGAACAAACGGTGCGGTGGCATTGGGAAGAGTTATTAAGTAAGGAAGTAAAAACTAACTTTTCCGGGCAAATTATCAGCAATCGGTTGCAAATATTCAGCAACACAATTGAAGCAGTGCTAACTACCGTCTTACTGTGGTTTGGGGCGTACCAAGTTATTCATAACGAGTTAACCATTGGGCAATTGGTGGCATTTAATATGCTGCTAGGAAATATTATTACACCCTTCCAACGATTAACAGTTTTGTGGAATCAATTACAAGAAGTGGTGATTGCAGTAGAACGCATTAATGATGTCTTGGATGCGGAACCAGAAGAGGATTTGCAGCATCAGGTACGACAATCTTTACCATCAATTCAAGGTAATATTCGCTTTGATAACGTGACATTTCGCTATCACCCCGAAAGCGATGTTAATGTTTTGGAAAATCTCAGTTTTGAAGTCCAAAGCGGGCAAATGGTTGCTCTGGTCGGACGGAGTGGTTCGGGGAAAACCACAATTTCTAAGCTGGTTTTGGGGTTATATCCTCCCACAGATGGCAAAGTGTTGATTGATGGACAGGATATTACCAGTCTTTCGTTGCGTTCTCTACGCGAACAGGTTGGGGTAGTTGACCAAGATACCTTTTTGTTTGGTGGAACGATTCGGGAAAATATTAGCTTGGCACATCCTGGGGCAACTTTGGTAGAGATTATTGAAGCGGCGCGATTGGCGGGTGCCGATCAGTTTATTAAAAACTTACCTATGGGTTATGAAACCCAGATTGGGGAAGGAGGGGGGATGTTATCTGGAGGACAGCGACAAAGAATTGCGATCGCAAAAGCATTGTTAGGCAATCCCAAGCTGTTGATTTTGGATGAGGCCACTTCCCATCTAGATGCAGAGTCAGAAAGGATTATCCAGACGAATTTAAACACAATTCTTCAAGACAGAACCACCTTAGTCATCGCCCATCGCCTTTCAACTGTGCGGAATGCAGATTTGATTTTAGTGTTAGATCGCGGCGTGTTGATTGAAAGTGGGACTCACAAAGAGTTGATGGCGAAGCGAGGACATTATTTTTATCTCAATCATCAGCAGATGGATGTTGCCGGGTGAAACAAAAGGACAAGGAGGAAGCTTTTCTTATCTCCCTATATCCAAAATTCCAAATTGATATTAGGAAAAATCATGCCAAATACATTGAATGGAAGGGTTCAAACCCAAATCTATGATGTAGAACAGCACGAAGAAATTTTAAGAGAGCAAATACCAGCTAGATCGACTGATGATTGGGCTGATGCAACCAAGGATTTACTTGATAGCTTGCCCCAGGTTTGGACAAGGGGATTGTTGTACTTTTTAATCGTGTTTGTGTCGATCATTTTACCTTGGGCAATGCTATCTAAAGTGGATGAAACTGGTACAGCAAGAGGGCGGCTTGAGCCAAAGGGAAAGACGGTTAGACTCGATGCTGCTGTGGCAGGTACTGTTGCCGAAATTCGGATAAAAGAGGGCGATTCGGTTAAAGTTGGGCAGACTTTATTAGTGTTGGAATCGGAATTAGTTAAAGCAGAATTACGGCAAGTGCAAGATAAGTTAGAAGGACAATTAAATCGACTTTCTCAGTTAAATTCATCTAAAAGTCAGTTAGTTGTATCTTTGACAACTCAACAGCAACAAAACCAATCTCAAGAGTTAGAAAAGCAGTCTCAAATTGACCAAGCGCGAGAGAATATGAATGCTCTTAGGAATTCTTATGACTTACAAAAAGACGAAAAATTAGCTCAAGTTAATCAGGCACGGCAAACTCTTGAACATAGTCAGACAGCTAATAAGTTAGTAAACAGTAGTTTGACGAGTACCGAGCGGGAAGTGGAACGCTATCGCAATCTTTGGCAATCAGGCGTTGTGCCAGAAATTAATGTTGTTGAAAAACAAGATATAGCTAAAGACAAGCAACAGTTATACGAACAAAATAAATCAGATATTCAGCAAGCTAAACTACGTTTGCTAGAACAACAGAGTAGTTATGAGCGGACTATTCGGCAAGCAAATGCAGATATTGAGCAGGCAGAATTGCGGCTGAAAGAACAGGAAAGGAGTTATCAGACCTTAACTCGTTCCAGCAAGCTAGCTGTGTTAAAAATCGACGAACAACAGAAGAGTTTAGAAACAGAAATTACTACGCTTCAGGCAGAAATTGCTCAAACCAAGAGTCAGATTGTCTCCTTAAAGTTTCAGTTAGGACAACGAGAGTTAAGAGCCACAGTGAATGGTAGAGTGTTTCAGTTACCGATACAACGGGCTGGGTCTGTAGTGCAGCCAGGAACAATGATTGCAGAAATTGCACCTCAAGGTTCGCCTTTAATAATTCGGGCGCAAATGGCGACAACTGAAAGTGGTTTTTTGCGAAAAGGGTTGCCAGTCAAATTAAAGTTTGACGCTTATCCCTTTCAGG
The Nostoc punctiforme PCC 73102 genome window above contains:
- a CDS encoding GNAT family N-acetyltransferase, which translates into the protein MSIEIRQVNNLRKKRQFFQYNYQLYKDDPYWVSWPVANLVKMFDPEECGFYEHGILEAWLAYQNGKIVGRIAGSIDGTYNQTYGVQTAFFGFYECIDDQDVSKILFEQVENWAQSYGMTQLLGPFSLSPIYGAGMLIAGFDDSPYVAMPYNRSYYPNQLESSGFKKAKDYNAFRIKGELTIPEFLTKNAQRWRNKRITYRQLNPDQLAQESDLVCDLYNDGFAGQWGYTYIERSEFYQLVLDWIQVIDPRLFLFVLIGDNPVGFGMLVPDVFQILHQTKTLPGLLRYLGRRIFTFGRENEITRYRLDSLCIRKQYQSLGLGVLLWCEIMQQYLNSNYTEIEFSPILEDNTMAQTLLLKLGAERSKVYRVFEKSWCN
- a CDS encoding HlyD family efflux transporter periplasmic adaptor subunit produces the protein MPNTLNGRVQTQIYDVEQHEEILREQIPARSTDDWADATKDLLDSLPQVWTRGLLYFLIVFVSIILPWAMLSKVDETGTARGRLEPKGKTVRLDAAVAGTVAEIRIKEGDSVKVGQTLLVLESELVKAELRQVQDKLEGQLNRLSQLNSSKSQLVVSLTTQQQQNQSQELEKQSQIDQARENMNALRNSYDLQKDEKLAQVNQARQTLEHSQTANKLVNSSLTSTEREVERYRNLWQSGVVPEINVVEKQDIAKDKQQLYEQNKSDIQQAKLRLLEQQSSYERTIRQANADIEQAELRLKEQERSYQTLTRSSKLAVLKIDEQQKSLETEITTLQAEIAQTKSQIVSLKFQLGQRELRATVNGRVFQLPIQRAGSVVQPGTMIAEIAPQGSPLIIRAQMATTESGFLRKGLPVKLKFDAYPFQDYGIVEGNLAEISPTTLEVDTPNGKVAAYDLEIALKQNCLLSANKCIALHPGDTATAEVIVRQRRIIDFLLDPFKQLQQGGVKL
- a CDS encoding helix-turn-helix domain-containing protein — encoded protein: MSDCQAKPETNYLSTSSGKYLTAFQRKLLLQNLQKSLVESYRQRIEIMLLADEGKTQRSICQTLGCCAATARHWTHIARSGMAHQWQDCPIGRPKAVNDQYLERLKELVNSSPRAHGYAFRRWTANWLGKHLAKEFGIEVSDRHIKRLLKQMGLSTLPKPSNVEQNSTEQVQGSKILICDLQSAGIPDDSEFLPINFAKLGKHLDIHGAKYICSVAYSATVQQYSGSFSFYRGISTLSSTS
- a CDS encoding recombinase family protein, with amino-acid sequence MDIQLHKLKHCDKIYQETQSGTNQQRSQLAACLEYVRDGDTLIVSRLDRLARSTLHLCTIADALQRKHVALQVLDQNIDTSDATGRLLFNMLAAIAEFETELRSERQLDGINKAKELGVRFGRSKRLSQEQIVELRLQRKQGVLIKILMKDFDLSKASVYRYLGNSTSSLSENS
- a CDS encoding peptidase domain-containing ABC transporter, which gives rise to MAQNISAQLLTLQQFNNTLGLSLSTEEFQHCLQQVKFINPKVGKFWQGTDAQPGIYIAIAGKVRLLDSTDELIATLELGDSFGEFTLFKEGDFRPYAARASVNLQLCFIPSEVLWPLMAKYPQIREHLWAKALSRNPQQLDSDNPPVLPTDSKRLHETRILSTPAVEPSAKKISKAYFPNSTQRVGHLLQRVIRRYPFFAQQSGSDCGAACLVMVSRYWGKNFSVNRLRDIANVDRNGSSLRGLSAAAESIGFATRPVKASLDQLAKQKLPAIAHWEGKHYIVVYEITPKQVIVADPGIGQRTLSHQEFKANWTGYTLLLQPTAWLKDAKETITPFWQFFELMKPHALVMLEVFIASLFIQIFGLVTPLFTQLILDRVVVQRSELTLTAVGLGLLIFSLFRVAMTGLRQYLLDHTANKVDLALIVGFIRHTLRLPLSYFESRYVGDIISRVQENRKIQRFLSGEALSILLDLVTVFIYLGLMFWYSWKMALLVLVIIPPFFLLALIATPFLQKISREIFNAVAKESSYLIETLSGIRTVKSTAVEQTVRWHWEELLSKEVKTNFSGQIISNRLQIFSNTIEAVLTTVLLWFGAYQVIHNELTIGQLVAFNMLLGNIITPFQRLTVLWNQLQEVVIAVERINDVLDAEPEEDLQHQVRQSLPSIQGNIRFDNVTFRYHPESDVNVLENLSFEVQSGQMVALVGRSGSGKTTISKLVLGLYPPTDGKVLIDGQDITSLSLRSLREQVGVVDQDTFLFGGTIRENISLAHPGATLVEIIEAARLAGADQFIKNLPMGYETQIGEGGGMLSGGQRQRIAIAKALLGNPKLLILDEATSHLDAESERIIQTNLNTILQDRTTLVIAHRLSTVRNADLILVLDRGVLIESGTHKELMAKRGHYFYLNHQQMDVAG